The following proteins are encoded in a genomic region of Mycobacterium kiyosense:
- a CDS encoding linalool 8-monooxygenase, with translation MAAPNLPPGFDFTDPDIYAHRLPVQEFAELRATAPVWWNEQPLDQGGFGDGGYWVVTKHRDVRDVSLRSDVFSSAEKSVVPRYPQEAAQAQVEAGRASMIMMDDPEHTRLRKIIARGFTPRAVERLRADLGERAQRIAARAAAEGSGDFVRQVACELPLQAIAGLLGVPVEDREQLFDWSNQMIGSDDPEFAEHNSLTAAAEMMWYAMQLAASKAENPGPDIVSTLLRADADGNLSEAEFGMFVVTLAIAGNETTRNSITHGMMAFTDFPDQWELFKAQRPKTAADEIIRWATPITAFQRTAMVDTEVGGVAIKKGQRVVLFYRSANFDEDVFDDPLAFNILRNPNPHVGFGGTGAHYCIGANLARMTIDLMFNAIADTLPDVASLAEPERLRSPFITGIKHWQVDYRSKCPRSSGTAD, from the coding sequence ATGGCCGCTCCGAACCTGCCACCGGGCTTCGACTTCACCGATCCCGACATCTATGCGCATCGCCTGCCGGTGCAGGAATTCGCCGAGTTACGCGCCACCGCCCCGGTCTGGTGGAACGAGCAGCCACTGGATCAGGGCGGATTCGGTGACGGCGGCTACTGGGTGGTGACCAAGCACCGCGATGTTCGCGACGTGTCGTTGCGCAGTGACGTGTTCTCCTCCGCCGAGAAGTCCGTCGTGCCGCGTTACCCGCAGGAGGCGGCACAGGCGCAGGTCGAGGCCGGGCGGGCGTCGATGATCATGATGGACGACCCCGAGCACACCCGGCTGCGCAAGATCATCGCCCGCGGGTTCACGCCCCGTGCCGTGGAACGGTTGCGCGCCGACCTCGGCGAGCGGGCGCAGCGGATCGCGGCCCGCGCGGCGGCCGAGGGGTCGGGCGATTTCGTCCGACAGGTGGCCTGCGAATTGCCGCTGCAGGCCATCGCCGGGCTGCTCGGGGTGCCGGTGGAGGACCGCGAGCAGTTGTTCGACTGGTCGAACCAGATGATCGGCAGCGACGACCCCGAGTTCGCCGAGCACAACTCGTTGACGGCCGCTGCCGAAATGATGTGGTACGCCATGCAATTGGCGGCCAGCAAGGCCGAGAATCCCGGTCCCGACATAGTCTCGACGCTGCTGCGGGCCGACGCCGACGGCAACCTGTCCGAGGCCGAGTTCGGCATGTTCGTGGTCACGCTCGCCATCGCCGGAAACGAGACCACCCGCAACTCGATTACCCACGGCATGATGGCGTTCACCGACTTTCCCGACCAGTGGGAACTGTTCAAGGCCCAACGCCCCAAAACCGCGGCCGACGAGATCATCCGGTGGGCCACACCCATCACCGCGTTCCAGCGCACCGCGATGGTCGACACCGAAGTCGGCGGTGTCGCAATCAAGAAGGGCCAGCGGGTGGTGCTGTTCTACCGCTCCGCCAACTTCGATGAAGACGTGTTCGACGATCCGCTGGCGTTCAATATCCTGCGAAACCCCAACCCGCACGTCGGATTCGGGGGCACCGGCGCGCATTACTGCATCGGCGCCAACCTGGCTCGCATGACGATCGACCTGATGTTCAACGCCATCGCCGACACCTTGCCCGACGTGGCTTCGCTGGCCGAACCCGAGCGGCTGCGCTCGCCGTTCATCACCGGCATCAAGCACTGGCAAGTCGATTACCGGAGCAAGTGCCCAAGATCATCCGGAACCGCTGACTAA
- a CDS encoding membrane protein: MSPVTIEPVATFYQRAQTWTIGSDPGLLRLRLAIRTTLALGCSLLVMFVLTRATGQPLTVALLGAVITMVASRSVNEPDPREQRITMALLPLPAALSIVVATLLAPHRLAGDIVFVVVVFIAVYIRRFGARGRALGMVGFMAYFFTLYLRAGVHEVPWMVGAVVVGTLFTFLMTAYVLPDDPDRVLRATIRSLRARMAIVVDTTADGLQAGRLDERRRRRVRARIARLNDTALMVQDRIEDKANPAPVGERLAPWLFDAELAVEWVALAGQRAALVASEIPPETRGELVAALSELARAIRFPSQGGLRAAADRAQRVLDGHPASSERLGEIAVRRLAMSIIAAATATSEARTQIEHVTDEVTQDSEAEDENPEPDTGPDTDTDTEPPAAGLRPTTRQAIQACVAAALAIVAGDRVSPDRWYWAVIAAFVVFAGTNTWGESLTKGWQRLLGTALGVPCGMLVATLFSGNEVASLVMVFVCLFCAFYFMQVTQSLMAFWITTMLALLYGLMGQFSVDVLLLRIEETAIGAVIGVAVAILVLPTNIGATVRSDTREFLTALSTLIDTSMAAMFDRGPAGSPTEQARQLDRKLQQYRATAKPLLAGVTGLAGRRSIQRSLRLFAACDRYARVLARRSEQYHHPDCPAELADAVTDAATQVRRNIDALIATLDGEHATTIISASDALDAAETLAQEHDDTFDPGRPGPDPRRHPAVLHQLRQIDRVVVAAATHLDADAVLKSPDSRVN; encoded by the coding sequence ATGAGTCCGGTCACAATCGAACCGGTGGCGACGTTCTACCAGCGGGCGCAGACCTGGACGATCGGCTCCGACCCCGGCTTGCTGAGGCTGAGGCTGGCGATCCGCACGACACTCGCCCTGGGCTGTTCGCTGTTGGTGATGTTCGTGTTGACCCGGGCGACCGGGCAGCCGCTTACCGTCGCCCTGCTCGGTGCGGTGATCACCATGGTCGCGTCCCGCTCGGTCAACGAACCCGACCCCCGCGAGCAGCGGATCACGATGGCGTTGCTGCCGCTGCCGGCGGCGCTGTCCATCGTCGTCGCCACGCTGCTGGCGCCGCATCGACTGGCCGGCGACATCGTCTTCGTGGTGGTGGTTTTCATCGCGGTCTACATCCGGCGCTTCGGTGCCCGCGGTCGCGCGCTGGGCATGGTGGGTTTCATGGCCTACTTCTTCACCCTCTACCTCCGGGCCGGCGTGCACGAGGTGCCCTGGATGGTCGGCGCCGTGGTGGTAGGCACCTTGTTCACGTTCCTGATGACGGCCTACGTGCTGCCCGATGATCCAGATCGTGTGTTGCGAGCCACTATTCGCTCACTGCGGGCGCGAATGGCGATCGTGGTCGACACCACCGCCGACGGGCTGCAGGCGGGCCGGCTCGACGAACGGCGCCGGCGCCGGGTGCGAGCCCGCATCGCGCGGCTCAACGACACGGCGTTGATGGTGCAGGACCGAATCGAGGACAAGGCCAACCCGGCCCCGGTCGGAGAACGACTGGCACCGTGGCTGTTCGATGCGGAACTCGCCGTCGAGTGGGTCGCGCTGGCCGGTCAGCGGGCGGCCCTCGTCGCTTCGGAGATACCGCCCGAGACCCGCGGCGAACTCGTCGCCGCGCTCAGCGAACTCGCGCGGGCCATCAGGTTTCCCAGCCAGGGCGGGCTGCGGGCCGCCGCGGATCGCGCCCAGCGGGTGCTCGACGGCCACCCCGCGAGCTCGGAAAGACTGGGCGAGATCGCGGTGCGCCGGCTTGCCATGTCGATAATCGCCGCTGCGACAGCCACTTCGGAGGCCCGCACGCAGATTGAGCACGTCACCGACGAAGTCACTCAGGATTCCGAAGCGGAAGACGAAAATCCCGAGCCGGACACCGGCCCCGACACGGACACCGACACCGAGCCACCCGCCGCGGGTCTGCGGCCCACCACCCGGCAAGCCATCCAGGCGTGCGTCGCGGCGGCACTGGCGATCGTCGCCGGCGACCGGGTGTCACCGGACCGCTGGTATTGGGCCGTGATCGCCGCATTCGTGGTCTTCGCCGGCACCAACACCTGGGGTGAAAGCCTCACCAAGGGCTGGCAGCGACTGCTGGGCACGGCCCTGGGTGTGCCGTGCGGGATGCTGGTCGCCACCCTTTTCTCCGGCAACGAGGTCGCCTCGCTGGTGATGGTCTTCGTGTGCCTGTTCTGCGCGTTCTACTTCATGCAGGTCACCCAGAGCCTGATGGCATTCTGGATCACCACCATGCTGGCGCTGCTGTACGGGCTGATGGGTCAGTTCAGCGTGGACGTGCTGCTGCTCCGCATCGAGGAGACCGCAATCGGCGCCGTCATCGGAGTTGCCGTGGCAATTCTGGTGCTGCCCACCAACATCGGCGCCACCGTGCGCAGCGACACCCGCGAATTCCTCACGGCGTTGTCCACCCTGATCGACACCTCCATGGCCGCGATGTTCGACCGCGGTCCGGCCGGCAGCCCGACGGAGCAGGCACGCCAACTCGACCGCAAACTGCAGCAGTATCGGGCCACCGCCAAACCGCTGCTCGCCGGCGTCACCGGGCTGGCCGGGCGCCGCAGCATTCAGCGCAGCCTGCGATTGTTCGCCGCCTGCGATCGCTACGCCCGGGTGCTGGCCCGCCGCAGCGAGCAGTATCACCACCCCGACTGCCCGGCCGAGCTCGCCGACGCCGTCACCGATGCCGCGACCCAGGTTCGGCGCAACATCGACGCTCTGATCGCCACGCTCGACGGCGAGCACGCCACGACCATCATCTCAGCTTCCGATGCCCTGGATGCCGCGGAAACGTTGGCCCAGGAGCACGACGACACCTTCGATCCCGGCCGGCCCGGACCGGATCCGCGGCGTCATCCCGCTGTTCTGCACCAGCTGCGGCAGATCGACCGGGTGGTGGTCGCCGCCGCAACCCACCTGGATGCCGACGCGGTACTCAAATCCCCTGACTCCCGGGTGAATTGA